A window of Fictibacillus halophilus contains these coding sequences:
- a CDS encoding NAD(P)-dependent malic enzyme, whose product MSTLREEALHMHRTHQGKLESKSKVPVRNAKDLSLAYSPGVAEPCKDIYDDKTKVYDYTMKGNTVAVVSDGTAVLGLGNIGPEAALPVMEGKAVLFKSFAGVDAFPICLNTTDVDKIVETVKLLEPTFGGVNLEDIAAPNCFVVEERLKKETNIPIFHDDQHGTAIVTLAGLVNALKLTGREMSKIRVVVNGAGAAGIAIIKLLDRFGVKDIIMCDTKGAIYEGRPFGMNSVKTEVAKFTNRTKQEGTLADVISGSDVFVGVSVEGALTKSMVESMNPEPIIFAMANPNPEIMPHEAREAGAMVIGTGRSDFPNQVNNVLAFPGIFRGALDVRATHINEEMKIAAVHAIANLVNPVELTADYVIPAPFDPRVAPAVAAAVATAAMETGVARLRVNPEDIAEKTKKLAIIGKDE is encoded by the coding sequence ATGTCTACATTAAGAGAAGAAGCACTACACATGCACCGCACACATCAAGGAAAATTAGAATCAAAATCAAAGGTACCTGTACGTAATGCAAAAGATTTAAGCTTAGCGTATTCTCCTGGTGTGGCAGAGCCATGTAAAGATATTTATGATGACAAAACGAAAGTCTATGACTATACGATGAAAGGTAACACAGTAGCTGTCGTTTCTGATGGGACAGCTGTTTTAGGTCTGGGGAATATTGGACCAGAAGCTGCACTTCCTGTAATGGAAGGAAAGGCAGTTCTGTTTAAGAGTTTTGCTGGAGTTGATGCGTTCCCAATCTGCTTGAATACGACAGATGTGGACAAGATCGTTGAAACGGTAAAATTACTTGAACCAACATTTGGTGGTGTGAATTTAGAAGATATTGCTGCACCGAATTGTTTCGTAGTAGAAGAGCGTTTAAAGAAAGAAACGAATATTCCAATTTTTCACGATGATCAGCATGGTACAGCCATTGTTACGCTAGCTGGTCTCGTTAATGCGCTTAAGTTAACAGGACGTGAAATGTCTAAGATTAGGGTCGTTGTTAATGGAGCTGGAGCAGCTGGAATCGCGATTATCAAATTGCTAGATCGTTTTGGTGTGAAAGATATTATCATGTGTGACACTAAAGGAGCGATCTATGAAGGTCGTCCGTTTGGAATGAACAGTGTAAAAACAGAAGTTGCAAAATTTACGAACCGTACAAAACAAGAAGGCACACTTGCTGATGTAATCAGCGGTTCAGATGTTTTTGTAGGTGTTTCAGTTGAAGGTGCATTAACAAAATCAATGGTTGAGTCCATGAATCCAGAACCGATCATATTTGCTATGGCTAACCCAAATCCTGAGATTATGCCTCATGAAGCGCGTGAAGCAGGTGCAATGGTCATTGGAACAGGACGTTCCGATTTTCCTAACCAAGTAAATAATGTGTTAGCGTTTCCTGGTATTTTCCGAGGTGCTCTTGATGTTCGCGCAACACATATCAATGAGGAAATGAAGATTGCAGCCGTACACGCGATTGCAAATCTAGTGAACCCAGTAGAATTGACAGCAGATTATGTAATTCCTGCACCATTCGATCCGCGTGTTGCACCTGCAGTTGCTGCAGCTGTAGCGACAGCAGCTATGGAAACAGGTGTTGCAAGACTACGTGTGAATCCTGAAGACATCGCTGAAAAGACTAAGAAACTAGCTATTATCGGAAAAGATGAATGA